Genomic DNA from Streptomyces venezuelae:
CTCGTCGCACCTCATGAGCGAGATGGCACTGACCGCCGAGCACCTGATCATCATCGGCCGCGGCAAGCTCCTCGCCGACACCACCGTCGAACGCTTCGTCCGCGAGTCGGGCTCCGGCTCGGTCAAGGTCGTGACCCCCGAGGCCGGCCGCCTGACCGAACTGCTCGCGGGGCCGGACGTGCGGATCTCCGGTGACACCCCGGGCGTCCTCGACGTACGCGGCACCGACGCCGAGCACATCGGCCGCACCGCCGCGGCCCACGGCATCCCGCTCTTCGAACTCACCCCGCACACGGCGTCGTTGGAGCAGGCCTTCATGGACCTGACGCGGGACTCGGTCGACTACGTCGCCTCGACGAACAACCCGGTGACCCGCCACACGGAAGGAGCCGCGGCATGACCCCCGCCCGCACCACACCCACTGCCCCCATGTACCGCCTCAGCACCAAGGGCGTCATCCGCTCCGAGTGGCACAAGCTGTGGACGCTCCGCTCGACGTGGATCACCCTGATCACCGCGAGCGCGCTGGTCCTCGCGGTGGGCATCACCATGGGCGCCACGTACGACGGCGACGACGCCGAGGTGGACACCATCGTCTTCACCCTGTTCGGCACGCAGCTGTCCCAGATCTGCCTCGCCGTCCTCGGCATCCTCGTCACCGCGGGCGAGTACTCGACGGGCATGATCCGTTCCTCACTCGCCGCGGTCCCGCGCCGCGTGCCCGTCCTGTGGTCAAAGGCCGGTGTGTTCGCGGCGGTCGCGTTCACCCTGTCCCTCGCGACGAACGTCGTGACGTTCCTCGTCGCCCAGATCTGGCTCGCGGACACGGACAAGGAGCTGTCGCTCACCGACCCGGGCGTCTTCGGCGCCCTCACGACCAGCGCCGTCTCCCTCACCCTGCTGAGCCTCGTCGCGCTGGCTCTGGGTGCCCTGTTCCGCTCGGTGCCCGGAGCCATCGGCGCGTTCGTCGCGACGGTCCTGATCCTGCCCGAGGTCCTGTCGATGCTGCCGTTCGGCGCCGTGGACACCGCCATGAAGTACTTCCCCGCCCAGGCCGCGAGTTCCCTCGGCTCGGTGGCCCGCGTGGAGAACACCATCGCGCCGGGCGCGGCCGTCTGCACACTCGTCCTGTGGGCGGCGGCCATCATGGCGGCGGCGACGATGCTCCTCAAGCGCCGCGATGTATGAGCCCGCCCGCCGTATCAGGTCCCGACTGATGTTTCCTGTACGAGGATGAGGCAGTGACCGAGCCGAAGGCCGTGCCCGAACCGCAACCCCTCACGCAGTTCCTCCAGCGACTGACCCAGCGGGTGCGCGCCTTCGACAGGCGCCGCCCGCTCGTCTGGGATGTCCTGGTGACCACGTTCTTCGTGGCCGCCGCCCTCGTCGACGCGGGCGGCGGCTGGCGCAATGTGGCACCCAACACGGAAGTCCCCGGCTGGTTGGTCTTCCTGATGAGCATGGGGCTCTCGCTGCCCGTGCTGTGGCGCCGCAGGCATCCGATGGCGGTCCTCACCGTGATGGTGGCGACGGCTCTGGTCAGCAGCTGGAGCGGCGCCATGCTTCAGGCGGCGCTGATCCAGATGCTCGTGCTCTTCAGCATCGCGATGCGGCTGCCCCTGCGGACGCTCGGCCGGGCGGGCCTGATGATGACGGTGCCGCTCGTCGTGGGCGCGGCCCGCTATCCCGAGGACAGCTGGGACCAGCAGATCATCCCGAACCTGTGGGCGTACGCCGTGGTCGCCCTGCTCGGCATCGCGGTGCGCTCCCGCCAGGACTACACCGAGGCCCTCGTGGAGCGCGCCCGGCAGCTGGAGGTGGAACGCGACCAGCAGGCGCAGCTCGCGGCAGCAGCCGAACGTACGCGCATAGCCCGCGAGATGCACGACATCATCGGCCACAACCTCTCCGTCATCACGGGCCTCGCGGACGGCGGTTCGTACGCGGCCGCCAAGTCCCCGGAGCGTGCGGCCCAGGCGCTGGAGGCGATCGGCAGCACCAGCCGCCAGGCCCTCGGTGAGCTCCGCCGCCTCCTGGACGTCCTGCGCGACGAGACCCCCACCCCCGCCGAACTGGCCCCTCAGCCCGCTCTGACCGACCTGGACCAGCTCATCGACGGCGTACGGGCGGCGGGCCTCCCCGTACGGACCACTGTGCAGGGCAGCCCTGACTCCGTCCCCGCGGGTCGTCAGCTCACGGTGTACCGGGTCGTGCAGGAGGCCCTCACGAACACC
This window encodes:
- a CDS encoding ABC transporter permease, translating into MTPARTTPTAPMYRLSTKGVIRSEWHKLWTLRSTWITLITASALVLAVGITMGATYDGDDAEVDTIVFTLFGTQLSQICLAVLGILVTAGEYSTGMIRSSLAAVPRRVPVLWSKAGVFAAVAFTLSLATNVVTFLVAQIWLADTDKELSLTDPGVFGALTTSAVSLTLLSLVALALGALFRSVPGAIGAFVATVLILPEVLSMLPFGAVDTAMKYFPAQAASSLGSVARVENTIAPGAAVCTLVLWAAAIMAAATMLLKRRDV
- a CDS encoding sensor histidine kinase, translated to MTEPKAVPEPQPLTQFLQRLTQRVRAFDRRRPLVWDVLVTTFFVAAALVDAGGGWRNVAPNTEVPGWLVFLMSMGLSLPVLWRRRHPMAVLTVMVATALVSSWSGAMLQAALIQMLVLFSIAMRLPLRTLGRAGLMMTVPLVVGAARYPEDSWDQQIIPNLWAYAVVALLGIAVRSRQDYTEALVERARQLEVERDQQAQLAAAAERTRIAREMHDIIGHNLSVITGLADGGSYAAAKSPERAAQALEAIGSTSRQALGELRRLLDVLRDETPTPAELAPQPALTDLDQLIDGVRAAGLPVRTTVQGSPDSVPAGRQLTVYRVVQEALTNTLKHGGSGATATVDVTYGEGGVTVEVTDTGAGGSRPSGKGRGLTGMRERTALYEGTLEAGPLPRPSGGWRVRLHLPKVPEGQ